The following coding sequences lie in one Tachysurus fulvidraco isolate hzauxx_2018 chromosome 19, HZAU_PFXX_2.0, whole genome shotgun sequence genomic window:
- the LOC113645781 gene encoding shaker-related potassium channel tsha2-like: protein MTVVPGENLDETVALAALCHDAYEPERADQECCERVVINISGLRFETQLKTLAQFPCTLLGDPRKRMRFFDPLRNEYFFDRNRPSFDAILYYYQSGGRLRRPVNVPVDIFMEEIKFYELGEEVIENFKEDEGFIKEEERPLPENEFQRQVWLLFEYPESSGPARGIAIVSVLVILISIVIFCLETLPEFREDTKSYDEHLPLNGTVSMKRPNPFTDPFFIVETLCIIWFSFELVVRFLACPSKAAFFKNIMNTIDVVAIMPYFITLGLELAEHQGNGQQAMSLAILRVIRLVRVFRIFKLSRHSKGLQILGKTLQASMRELGLLIFFLFIGVILFSSAVYFAETDDPESGFSSIPDAFWWAVVSMTTVGYGDMCPVTIGGKIVGSLCAIAGVLTIALPVPVIVSNFNYFYHRETEHEEQLQYTHVTCGQQPQQQPGYGDFGRSESKPSLSKSDYLESEDVDSIKYTNCSPHKTYTGKLTDV from the coding sequence ATGACTGTGGTGCCAGGGGAGAACCTGGACGAGACCGTGGCCTTGGCCGCTCTCTGTCACGACGCTTACGAGCCTGAGAGAGCGGACCAGGAGTGCTGCGAGCGGGTGGTCATCAACATCTCAGGCCTGCGCTTCGAGACGCAGCTCAAGACGCTCGCCCAGTTCCCATGCACTCTCCTCGGCGACCCTAGAAAGCGAATGCGCTTCTTCGACCCGCTCAGGAATGAATACTTCTTTGACCGCAATCGGCCGAGCTTTGATGCCATCCTCTATTACTATCAATCAGGCGGGAGACTTCGGCGACCTGTCAACGTGCCCGTGGACATCTTCATGGAGGAGATCAAGTTTTACGAGCTCGGTGAAGAGGTGATTGAGAATTTCAAAGAGGACGAGGGTTTCATTAAAGAGGAGGAGCGCCCGTTACCGGAGAACGAGTTCCAGAGACAAGTGTGGCTCTTGTTTGAATACCCAGAGAGTTCAGGACCCGCCAGAGGGATCGCAATCGTCTCTGTGCTCGTGATATTGATCTCCATCGTCATCTTTTGCCTGGAAACGTTGCCCGAGTTCAGGGAGGACACCAAGTCGTACGACGAGCACCTCCCGCTGAACGGCACGGTGAGCATGAAGAGACCGAATCCGTTCACAGACCCGTTTTTCATCGTGGAGACGCTGTGCATCATTTGGTTCTCCTTCGAGCTGGTCGTGCGCTTTTTGGCGTGCCCAAGCAAGGCGGCATTTTTCAAAAACATAATGAACACTATCGATGTGGTGGCAATCATGCCGTACTTCATCACACTCGGTCTTGAGCTTGCCGAGCACCAAGGCAACGGGCAGCAGGCCATGTCATTGGCCATCCTGCGTGTCATCCGGCTCGTGCGCGTATTCCGCATCTTTAAGCTGTCCCGCCACTCCAAAGGCCTTCAGATCTTGGGCAAGACGCTGCAGGCAAGCATGCGCGAGCTTGGCCTTTTGatcttcttcctctttattGGTGTCATCCTCTTCTCCAGCGCAGTGTACTTTGCTGAGACGGACGACCCCGAGTCAGGCTTCAGCAGCATCCCGGACGCCTTCTGGTGGGCCGTAGTCTCCATGACCACTGTGGGTTATGGAGATATGTGCCCCGTGACCATCGGAGGCAAGATAGTGGGCTCGCTTTGCGCAATCGCCGGCGTGCTCACCATCGCACTGCCTGTACCCGTGATCGTGTCCAACTTTAACTACTTCTACCACCGGGAGACAGAGCACGAGGAGCAGCTTCAGTACACACACGTTACGTGTGGTCAGCAACCCCAGCAGCAGCCTGGCTACGGCGATTTCGGCAGGAGCGAGAGCAAGCCTTCCCTCTCCAAATCGGACTATCTGGAGTCGGAAGACGTGGACTCAATCAAGTACACAAACTGCAGCCCCCATAAAACCTACACTGGGAAACTCACAGACGTATGA